The Fibrobacter sp. UWB2 genomic interval GGCAACAAGGACGGCAAGGACAAAATCATCCCCTTTGACGTCATCCCGCGTATTGTAAGCGCAGCCGACTGGAAGCACCTCGAAGCGGGCCTCAAACAGCGTACAGAAGCGCTGAACTGCTTTTTGACGGACATCTACAACGACCGCAAGATTTTGCGTGACAAGGTCGTCCCCGAAAGCCTCATCAACACCTGCACCGCTTACAGAGCGCAGATGGAAGGCTTTGTGCCGCCCAAGGGAATCTGGGCGCACATTACAGGCACGGACCTTGTGCGCGATACCGACGGTACATTCTATGTACTTGAAGACAACATGCGTTGCCCGAGTGGAGTCTCGTACGTGTTGCAGAACCGCCAGATTCTCAAGAGGACCTTCCCGCAGGTATTCTCCAACTGTTCCATTCGCCCCGTAGACGAATACTGCACCCGTCTGCGCCACGCCCTGGAATACTTGGCAGATTCTACAGCATCGCCTAAGGTCGTGGTGTTGACTCCCGGCATCTACAATTCGGCGTACTACGAACATTCCTATTTGGCACAGCAGATGGGCGTGGACCTCGTGACTGGCGATGACCTCGTTGTGCAAGACAAGAAAGTCTACGCACGCACAACGCGCGGCCTCAAGCAGGTTCATGTGATTTACCGCCGTGTCGATGACGAATTCTTGGATCCGAAGGTTTTCCGCCCGGATTCTTGTCTCGGCGTGCCTGGACTGATTGAAGCCTACAAGGCGGGGAACGTAGCGCTTGCGAATGCGCCCGGTTGCGGTGTTGCCGACGACAAGGCGATTTACACCTACGTACCGCAGATTATCAAGTACTACCTCGGCGAAGAGGCGATCATCCCGAACGTGCCGACATTTGTCTGCGAGAACCCGAAGCACATGCAGCATGTGTTGGACCACATCGAAAATATGGTCGTTAAGGCCGCCAGCGAATCCGGAGGCTACGGCATGCTCGTGGGTCCAAAATCTACCAAGGAGGAATGCGAAGCGTTTAAGAGCAAGATCATCGCAAACCCGCGTAACTACATTGCGCAGCCCATGATTTCGCTCAGCCGCGTGCCATGCATTGTCGACGGCGGTTTCGAAGGTCGCCATGTGGATTTGCGCCCCTACATTGTGCAAGGGCGAGAGACTTACATCCTCCCCGGCGGCCTCACTCGTGTGGCGCTCCGCAAGGGTTCCATCGTGGTGAACAGTTCGCAGGGCGGCGGATGCAAGGACACTTGGGTCATCGCCGAAAACGAGAAAGCCCCCGAACTTGGCCAAGCTAAACTTTGGATGGAACAGCAGCAACAACAATAGGAATTTAGAAGTAGGTAGTGTATTATGTTAAGTAGAGTCGCAAATTCCATTTATTGGCTCGCCCGCTATATTGAACGCGCCGAGAACGTCGCGCGAAGCATCGACGTGAACCTCCAACTTCAATTGGACTTGCCTGGCGAAGAACGCCCTTGGGAACCGGTGATTCAAATTGCCGGCAATGCCGATGACTTCTTCAAAAAATACGCGCACGTTTCCATTGAAAACGCGCTCATGTTCCTGACGTTCGATAAGGAAAATCCGAACAGCATCATTTCGTGCGTCGGGGCCGCCCGTGAAAACGCCCGCTGCGTCCGCGAAAGAATTTCTTCGGAACTGTGGATTGCCATCAACCAGTTTTACTTGAAACTAAACGACCCCGAAATGCCGAAGGAAGCGTTGGCAGGTCCACACGCCTTTTACAACAGCGTCAAGGAATTCAGCCAGCTCACCGCAGGCATCATCCAGGGCACGATGAACCACGATGTCGCTTGGAACTTCACGCATCTCGGCACATTGCTCGAACGCGCCGACCAGACTTCGCGTATTTTGGATGTCAAGTACTACATCTTGCTTCCGGATGTGAGCATGGTGGGCATGGCGCTCGATACCGTGCAGTGGAACGCCGTTCTCAAGAGCGTCGGTGCATACGAAATGTTCCATCGTCGCAATTCGAATGTGACACCGCACAACGTCGCGGAATTTCTTCTGCTTTCCGAAGACTTTCCGCGTTCCTTGCGCTACTGCTTGGAAAAAGCGGAGCAGTGCCTTAAGAACATCGCCTACCCTGTCAAGAGCAAGGCGGAATCCATCCGCCTCTTGGGAAAGCTGCGTTCCGACATCGCGTTCACGACCATCGAAGAAATCATCGACGAAGGGCTTCACGAACAAATTGAAAAAGTCCAGATTCGCCTAAACGAACTCGGCAATCAAATCTGGAAAGATTTCTTCTGCTAAAAGCACCTTCACGCCATTTCTTTTGTATATTAAGATTGCATTTACAAAGCGAGCCACCGAGCTCGCTTTTGGAGCTTTTATGAAAACTTGCAGAATTTGTGGCGAAACATCCGAAGCGAAATCATACTTTGCAAAGGAAATGATGTACTTAAACGCAGGGCATTTTGAATACTTTGAATGCCCGCACTGCAAGTGTTTGCAAATCGATAGCGTTCCCGAAAACTTGAGCGAATACTACGGCCCCAATTACTACAGTTACAACAAGCCCGCCGACACCGTCACCCGCGCAAAGACGCAGTACAACAAACGCGTACTCGACGTGGGTTGTGGCGCAGGCGCATTGCTCTGTAGCATGGCGGCAACATCAGGCATCGAGAGCCTTACCGGTTGCGACCCGTTCATCGAGAAAGATATCTCGTACGAAAACGGCGTTCAAATTTTCAAGAAGACAGTCCACGAAATGACGGGCGAATTCGACGTCATCATGCTCAACGATTCGTTCGAACACATGACCGACCCGCACGAGACCATGGACAGCCTCAAGCGCCTTTTGGCAAATGGCGGAACCATCAAGATGACACTCCCCATCTACCCGAACATTGCGTTTGAAAAATACAAAGAGAACTGGTACCAGCTCGACGCCCCGCGCCATATCATTTTGCACTCCATCAACAGCCTAAAACTACTCGCCAACCAGCACGGCTTCAAGATTGTGCAGATGATTTTCGACTCCAACAACTCTGCCATTTTGAGGAGCTACCTGTACACCAAGGGCATCACGTTCTGGAAGCAGGACCCGAAGGAAATTTTCAAGTATTTCACTAAAAGCGAAATCATCGACATCGATAAAAAAATGGCTGAAGCAAATAAGAAAGGTTACGGCGACCACGCCACAGTCTTCTTCATGCATAAGTAATTGACAGAAAAATAACAGCACAAATTAGTCACAAATTCCTTTTTTTTGTGCCATTTCACCCCATTCCCCTAAAAAACTTCTCAACGTTTACAACAGTAAATAAAAAAAACAAATAAAAGCGGTCTATTATATAGAAAACCGCTATATATTCCATTATAGAACGTGTGGGTTTAGTTTTTTCAAGGGATGAGATAATAATGAAAAAACTGTTGGTTTGGTCACTCGCTATTGCGGGTACATGTTTTTATGGGTGTGCAGACGACAATTCGGCTGCATTTGATTCTATTGCGCCTGAAATCGGCGAAGAAGAGTCTTCTACGGAAGAGTCTTCTTCATCTGTCGAGTCTGAAGAATCTTCTTCATCTGCAAAACAAGAAGCGCCCGCTTCGGGCAGCGCGGATTCCAATGCGAATTCTAGCGCGGACAAAGCCGCAAATTCGAGTGCCGACACGAGCGCAGACTCCAACACAGGCGATTCCGAAAGTTCCTCCTCGCCCGCTCCGCTTTCGAGCTCTGCGGTAGCACCGGCAAGCAGTTCGACACCTGCCCAAATTCCGACACTTTCATCGAGCGCTATCGCTATTTCGAGCTCCACCATCTCGACAAGTTTTTCTTCGTCTAGCGGGCTTGCTGAATACGATGACAACCACAAGGCAAAAGCCACATTCCTCCCGAAAGCGGGCTTCTACAGAAGTTTAACGATTGAACCGCTCACACCGCAAAAAGGTGGTGAAATCCGTTGCACATTTGACGGATCTTTCCCGACGGCAACATCCGAACAAATCACAGTGGCAAAGCAAATCACCGAGAACTCGGTTGTACGTTGTTCTGAATTTGTAAACGGAGTCGCCGCAGATACGACAACGCAAACGTATTTCATCAATGAAAGTGTTTCGATGCCGGTGGTAGCCCTCACGGTAAATCACCACGATATGTTCGATTCTACCGATGGTCTCTACGCTACCGGAAACCTCACTGGCGGTGGCATGGGTGGCGGCATGTGGGACTTTGGCGGCGGCGCAAACGTTACCGACAACAACAACCCGAAATGCACCGAGCCTTGCAAGCAGGCGAATTTTTGGAAAGATACAGAGCTCCCCGTCCATGTGGAATACTTCGAAAAAGGAAGTTCCACCACAGAAAAGACTTGGGAAATCGATGCAGGCATTTCGATTATCGGTAATTACAGCCGTTACAAGCCCAAGAAGAGCGTTGCCATCAAGATGGACAACGACAATTACGGCGACAAGACTCTCAAATATTCTTTGTTCAAAACGCGCCCCGAAGCCAAGAAATTCAAGAGCTTCAACTTGCGCAACAACGGAAACCGTTTCTGGACGGACTATGTTGGCGATGCCATGATGACAGCACTCATGGAAGGCACAGAAGTCGATTACCAGCGCAGCCGCCAGGTCGTCGTGTTCTACAACGGCGAATACTTCGGCATCCACGATATGCGCGAACGCTTGAACAGGAGCTATGTCGAAACGAATTACGGCATTGATTCCAAGTCCATCAACATGATTAAAATCACCGGTTCCAGCTACGAAGCTAGCGGTACAAACGGCGCATCGACGGAAGATTACAAACAACTTGTAAATAGCATTTCTAGCGCCAATTTTGCAGGCGAAAACAACGCACAGTACGAACAGATTAAGAGCAAAATCAACGTCAACAGTTTTGCGCAATACATGTTCGCCGAAATGTACTACCACAATGGCGACTGGCCGAACAACAACGTGCGCGCCTGGGGCGGTAACGGCCATCCGTTCAAGTTTGTCGCATTCGATACCGACCACGGCTTTGGATTCACGCCGGGCATCAGCGGCTTTGACGAAGAAAATGAAAACATGTTCACCTGGGTGCTTGGCGCAAAGCAGACGAGCAATCAGGGCGGAAACAATGGTGGCATGTGGGGCGGCTTCGGCGGAGGCTTTGGAGGCGGTTTTGGCGGAACTTCTGTTGACAGCAGGGCTCCGGGCGGAATGCTCAAGAAACTCCTCGAAAATCCGGACTTCAAGCGACTCTTCATCAACAACGCTTGCATTCTCCTCAACAGCTACTTGACCTACGAAAAGGTACAGAGCACGGTCCAGTCTATGATGGCAACGATTCCGTCTTCGGAACAGCAGCGCGACGAACAGCGTTGGCCGCGCAACCAGAGTAACTTTAAATGGGATCCGACCGGTAACACGCTTATCGCTTTCGCCAAGAATCGCGGCGAAAAGCTCAAACAAGAAATGGTCGAACGCTTTGACCTCGAAAACGAAGTCTCTGTGACCATCGGCGCAAGCGGAAACGGTTCTGTTCAGGTTGACGGCATGAAGCTCCCAAGCAACAACTACCAGTGCAAATTCTTCACGAACAACGAATTGCAATTGACGGCAGTCGCTAGCGCAGGCGCGGTATTCACGGGATGGTCCGACGGTTCGACCGAAAACCCGCACAAGGTTACGCCGACAGCGGGTATGACCATCACGGCGCAGTTCAGATAAACACTTTTTATTCTAGTCTCCTTTCCCCGCGGATAACGCGGGGATTTTTTATATTGGGACTATGTCCAGAGCAGCCAAAAGACGCAGAAAACTCATGATGATGGAGAGCCAAATGATGGAGAATCAACCTCTCCCACCCTCCAATGTCAAGCTGACAAGTTCTACTAAAAAGCTGTCACCAAGAAATAAGATTCTAATTATTTTATTCGTACTAGAAGTATGTTTCACTGCAATATTTTTCCTTCTAAGAGCAAAAACACATTCGTTTGATCTCGGCTATATCATCGACGATACTTTTTTGAACAAACTCGCCGAACGTGAGCTATACAGAACATTGCTTAGAATTTCATTAGCGTTCTTTATAAGCTTTGGTTTGGGCATTATTTTACATATCTTTAAAGTCTTGCCTCCAAGAAAAGACAACAAAGAACCATCTACAAAAAATTTTATTACTGAATTCATCCTTCTGCTAATACTCGCCATTGGCGTTTCAATTTCAGAAGTTATCGAGCTTCCTGCAAGGTTCACAAAAAAGCCAATACTCAAAAAAGAAATCCTTATTAATAAAGATACCTGGACAACGAAATCAGGGATGCATTACGACCTTATATTCAGTAGCAAATCGAGCATAACGGTTAGCAAGCGCACTTATTTAGCAATGGATATCGGAACTGAATATTATACAGTTTATCAAGGGTCGTTTCTTATTGATTTTTTCCCGATGGATAAATATTTTTTGAGAAAGTAATAAAGAAACGAGACAAATACAATCAATACAGTTATATCATTTGGTGAAGTAAAAAGTAATATTATAAAGGGGTTGAATAGTTATATTAGGGACATCCCCCAAACAACAAAATCTACGTAGCTATTGGCTGCGTAGATTTTTTTTATGCTGAAATGCGCGGGATGCTAGGGTAGCCAGATGGGCTGCGCTCTGTCATTTCAGCCTCATCACTGTCATTCCCGCCTCCGAGCGGGAATCTCCCTTGAAATCGGGGCAGCCAGATTGCTCTCGCCCCTATTCGGCTACGCCGATGCTTACGCATCGCGGGGTAGCCAGATTGGCTGCGCTGGCTTCCCGATTGAGCATCGGGGTAGCCAGATTGCCAAAACACTCATTTCATTTCGTGTTTTGCCCTCCGGGCTTGCTTGAGCTACGCTCAAGTCAAGGCTTAAAACCGGCTGTGTTCGCTACGCTCTCGCCGGTTTTAATCGAACTGACTTCGTCAGTTCTCACTTGGCTCCGTTGATATATGCAAAACGACCCCACAAGGGGGTCGTTTTGCATATCGGGGTAGCCAGATTCGAACTGACGACATTCTGCTCCCAAAGCAGACGCTCTACCAGGCTGAGCTACACCCCGAAGTGCTCCAAATATAGCAAAGATTAGTGCGGAATTTGCTTGAAAACGCTAAAAATTTTCATCTATAACAAATTTTTTCATAAAAAAAGCACTTTTGTGCACTGAAAATATTGACAATTGCCCAGTTGTGCATTATATTTATATTGTATAAATTCCAGCACCCTTTATGACGAGAGGCATACCATGGAAATCAATAACGAAAAACGCAAAGAAATGACGGCAAGGCAAGAAGAAATCTACGAATACATCAAGAAGTATTCCAAGGAAAACCACATGCCGCCAACCGTTCGCGAAATCGGTAACCACTTCGACATTTCTTCTACGAACGGCGTGCGTTCTATCCTCGCCGCCCTCATCAAGAAAGGCTACATCAACCGCTCTCCGCGCCTCAGCCGCGGCATCGAAATCTTGAGCGACGACAAAGAATCCAACAAGGAAGTTGCAAGCAACACCATAGAAATTCCTATTGTCGGCCGCGTTGCCGCTGGTACACCGATTCTCGCCGTGCAGAACCTCGAAGGCACCGTCACCATCGACAGAGACTTCCTCGCCTGCCGTAGCGATGTGTTTGCTCTCCGCGTCAAGGGCGATTCCATGATCAACGCAGGCATTTTCGATGGCGACTTGATTTTCGCTCGTCAGCAAAAGACGGCCGACCTCGGCGAAATCGTCGTTGCACAAATCGACAACGAAGCAACGGTCAAGTACTACCACCCGAGCGCAGACCATGTGGAACTCCGCCCGGCAAACCCGAAGTACAAGCCGATTATTGTGAACAACAGAAAAGACTTCTCGATTGCAGGCCGCGTCATCGGCGTCATGAGAAAAGTCAATTAATTTATTTTCAAGACAAAACAAAAAACCGAGGTTCAACGCCTCGGCTTTTTTTCAATTTAATGGATCCTATCGCTTCGCTCCAGGATGACATTATTAGTCGCTCCAGGATGACATTATTCGTCGGTCGAGGATGACAATTTCATCGACAAATTAATCGTCGAAATCGGCGAGTTCTTCTTCAGCTTCCTTGAGGTCTGCTGCGTCCGGTCCTTCGATATCATCGTCCTCCACTTCGTCCAGAGAGTCACCCCCCATGGCGCCCAGCTGGTATTCCACCTTGCGGGCTTCCTTGGACTGACCCAAGTGCAAAATAGCGGCACATTCTTCGCAGTAACCGAGGTGCTTGTCGACCCAGAATTCCGGAGAAACAAGATTCTTGTTGCAGCGCGTGCAAATCTGCGTTGCGGCTTCACGCGTGAAGGCGGCGTTCTGTTCTTCGAGTTCCTTCAAAATGCGTTCCGTCAATTCTTCCTGTGTTTCTTCAGCAAGAGAAATCTTGTGGCGTATTGCAGAAGTCGGCTTCTTTTCGAGGTTCTTCATTTCAGAAGTCACCTTCTTCTTGTTGGCGCGTTCTTCCTGCTCGTCAATTTCGACAAACATAATGAACTTGCAAGGCTTCTTGCCGCCTTCAAGCAAAACAGCATACGGATAATCAGACTTCACGGTAGACTTTTTCGATTCAGATTTTTCAACGACTTCGACTTTTTCGGCAGGCTTTTCAGCGGCCTTTTCAACAACCTTTTCAGGAGCCTTGGCGGCAACTTCCTTGGCCGGTTCCTTTACAGCCTTCTTTTCGACTTCCTTTTCAACTTCTTTTTCGGAAGCCTTTTTTGCAGGAGCCTTGGCCACGACTGCCGGTTCAACCTTCTTAGCCGGAGTGGGCTTCTTGGCCTGTACCGGAGCGGCCTTTACGGACTTGGCTGGTTCCTTCTTTGCTGGTTCTTCTTTTTTGGCGACAGGCTTCTTAGCCGGAGCGGGCTTTGCAGCTGCCTTAGCAGGAGCGACCTTCTTTGCAGGTGCCGGAGCAACCTTTGCAGCAGGCTTCTTGGCCGGAGCGGGCTTTGCTGCAGCCTTGGCAGGAGCGGCCTTCTTTGCAGGTGCCGGAGCAGCCTTTGCGGCGGGCTTTTTGGCCGGTGCCGGTTTTGCAGATTTCTTTTCAGAAGTACTAGCCTTTGCAGGCGCCTTAGATGTCGTTTTTTTGGAACTCATATTTACTTCTTTTCCACAATTTTAATGTTCAAAATCGGATCGTTCGGGTCGATGCGGCACACGACGTCGTGTCCTTCGATGACCTTGCCAAACACCGTATGCTTGCCATCCAAGTGCGGTTGCGGAAGGTGCGTAATGAAGAACTGCGAGCCACCCGTATTCGGGCCTCTGTTCGCCATAGAAATCACGCCCGTCTCATGCTTGAGGTCGTTCGGCTCGTCATCGATGGTGTAACCGGGACCACCTGTTCCATCGCCATTCGGGTCGCCACCCTGGATCATGAAGCCGGGGATAACGCGATGAAAGAGAAGTCCATTGTAGAACCCAGAATTTGCGAGCTCGACAAAGTTCGCAACCGTATTCGGGGCAGCCTTGAAGTTCAAGTCCACAACGATTTTCCCCTCGTGGGTGTTTATCTCGGCAAGAATCTGGGTCGTTCCCGTGTAATCCTTGTTAAAAACTTTTCCTGCGGCAAAGACGTTTGCGGCAAGGCAGAAGGCACTGCAAAAAATAAGCTTTTTAAACAAATCGTAACTTCCGTAGTTATATCGTTCTCAAAGAATATATCGTTCCTAAAGAACAAATTGTTCACCTAGAATATAGTTTTTTTTTAAAGGGTTCACAGCGAATACCAATAAACAGGCACAAGATTTCTATATTTACGCAAAAACTCTTCAACATCTTAATATGCCGCAAAACAACAATATCCGCAATTTCAGCATTATCGCCCACATCGATCACGGCAAATCCACCTTGGCCGACAGAATGATTGAACTGACCAAGACCGTTTCCAAGAACGAAATGATGAACCAGCTCCTGGACGACATGGACCTGGAACGCGAACGCGGCATTACGATCAAGGCTCACGCCATCCGCATGGTCTACGAAAAAGACGGTGAAGAATACATTTTGAACATGATCGACACCCCGGGGCACGTGGACTTCACTTACGAAGTCAGCCGTTCCCTCGCCGCTTGCGAAGGAGCCATCCTCGTCGTGGATGCAAGCCAGGGCATCGAAGCCCAGACGCTTTCGAACCTCTACCTTGCGATTGAAAACGACCTGACCATCATCCCGGTTTTGAACAAAGTAGACCTTCCGGGTGCACAGCCCGATCACGTGGCACAGCTCGTCGGTGACTTGCTCGGTTACGATCCGGACAAGATTCCTCGCATTTCGGCCAAGACCGGCCTCAACGTGGAACAGGTGCTCGACAAGATTGTCGACGAAATCCCGGCCCCGAAGGGTGATGCAGGCAAGCCGCTCAAGGCCCTCATTTTTGACTCCGTTTACGATTCTTACCGCGGCGTGATCAACTACATCCGCATTGTCGAAGGCACGCTCAAGGCGGGCATGAAAATCCGCATGATGAAGACGGGCGGTGAATACGTGGTGACCGAAGTCGGTACGTTCAGCATGCGCCGCGACCCGCGCCCGGAACTCACCGAAGGCATGGTCGGTTACGTGCTCGCGAACGTCAAGACGATTAGCGATGTGAAAATCGGTGACACGCTTACCGATGCCGCCAATCCGGCAGAAGAACCGCTCCCGGGCTACAAGGACGTGCTCCCGATGATTTACTCGGGTATCTACCCCATCGATCCGGAAGACTACAAGGATTTGCGCGAAGCCCTCGAAAAGCTCCGCCTCAACGACTCCGCCCTTTGCTGGGAACCGGAAACTTCCGAAGCGCTCGGCTTTGGTTTCCGCACGGGCTTCCTCGGACTTTTGCACATGGAAATCGTGCAGGAACGCCTGGACCGCGAATTCAACGTGGACATCATCACGACCGTGCCGAACGTGGAATACCACGTTTACATGAGCGACGGCTCCATGGTGAAAATCGAAAGCCCGTCCAAGCTCCCCGACGCTAGCCGCTACGACTACATCGAAGAGCCGTACGTGAAGGCACAGATTTTTACGCCTAAGGAATACGTGGGCGCCATGATGACGCTTTGCGAAGAAAAGCGCGGCACGTTCGAAACGATGGAATACATCGACGAGACGAAGGTCATTCTCAAGTACGACCTTCCGCTTGCCGAAATCATGTTCGACTTCTACGACCGTCTCAAATCCCTGAGCCGCGGTTATGCCGGCCTCGACTACACACCGAGCGAATACAAGCGCAACAACCTCGTCAAACTCGACATTCTCTTGAATGGCGACCCGGTCGACGCCTTCTCCGTGATTATCCACCGCGACAAGGCCAACACCTACGCTAACGCCATCTGCGTCAAACTCAAGGACCTCATTCCGCGCCAGCAGTTCGACGTCGCCATCCAGGGCGCTATCGGCGGAAAGATTATCAGCCGCTCTACCGTGAAGGCCGTGCGTAAGGACGTGCTTGCCAAATGCTACGGCGGTGACATCACCCGTAAGCGTAAGCTCCTCGAAAAGCAGAAGGAAGGTAAGAAGCGCATGAAGAGCATCGGCTCTGTGGAAGTGCCGCAGAAGGCATTCCTTGCGGTGCTCTCGCTCAGCGACGATTCTACCGGCGGCAACGATTAATTGTAGTTTATAGGCAATGTCAGCACTCGATCGTAAAGTCAGGTCATTACAACGGCGCCATTCCAGGACGCATGTGTTTTTCCTCGTCTTTATATTGGGTGTTGTGCTAGCCATCATGATTGGCGTCCGCTATTACGTGCTCGAACCGGTGCGCATGCAGGACAACTCGCTCCACCCCAGATTCAAGAAGAACAGCATCCTTTGGATGTGCAAGCTCCCCCGCTGCACCGAAAGCATTGTAGATGGGGACTTTGTCTGGGGCATCATGCGCAACCAGGACAACATGGTTCGCAGGGTTCTCGGCGTCCCGGGCGATTCCATCACGATTACAAACAACGGAAAGGTCTACACGCAGCACCGCAATTTCAAGTGGAACGGCGAAGACGCCTTTATCGAGACCCGCAGCTTTTATGTACCGCGCAAGGGCGACACGCTCCATTTCGACAAGCTTAACGATGTGGAACAGGACTACCTGATTTCGCTCATGCACGAACAGAACGAAAAGTTCTACGTCAAGTCGAGCCTCTGGCAAGGCAAGCGCGAAATGCCTCTGGAACGCATCGGCTCTACAAAGCTCGGGAACCGCCTTGTGAGCTTGCAAGAAATCGACTACATGCCCTGGCAGGACAGATTCCTGGTCGAGCTCCAGATTTTCCTTGCAGAGCCGGGCAACACGCCTATCCACATCAAGCGTGAACTTTACAGCGCGAAGGATTCCTCTAAAATTTCTTATTACGTTGTTCCGGAAGACTGCTACTACCTGATTTGCGAAAAGTCAAATCACTGCGCCGACTCTAGAGAAATCGGTTACTTTACCAAGAATCGACTCCTCGGGCGCGCCAACAAGGCTGCAAACAAGATTCAAAAGCAAATTGACGACCGCATTTCCCGCGCCCAGAACGCCATAAAAAAGCTTTTGAAAGGGACACTGCAAAAAGCAGACAAAAAGCCATCCAAGAAGCCCCAACGGGGCAGATCCAAAAAAGAAACTACCAAAACTTAAAGTTTCGGAGTTTCCATAAAGCAGCCAAACGCAATAGACACAATAATTTTATCCATTTTACCCGTCGTTTTTGCTCCATTTACCACACATCCATAACAAAAACACACCAACGTGGCATAATTTAAAAAT includes:
- a CDS encoding S26 family signal peptidase — encoded protein: MGVVLAIMIGVRYYVLEPVRMQDNSLHPRFKKNSILWMCKLPRCTESIVDGDFVWGIMRNQDNMVRRVLGVPGDSITITNNGKVYTQHRNFKWNGEDAFIETRSFYVPRKGDTLHFDKLNDVEQDYLISLMHEQNEKFYVKSSLWQGKREMPLERIGSTKLGNRLVSLQEIDYMPWQDRFLVELQIFLAEPGNTPIHIKRELYSAKDSSKISYYVVPEDCYYLICEKSNHCADSREIGYFTKNRLLGRANKAANKIQKQIDDRISRAQNAIKKLLKGTLQKADKKPSKKPQRGRSKKETTKT